In Bacteroidales bacterium, a single genomic region encodes these proteins:
- a CDS encoding T9SS type A sorting domain-containing protein yields MKRNLLVFMILVAISGFSQAQVVADFEAIPMNVMFGGAEDLSTMTVVPNPDMSGINTSYYVVKFVRDKDGVPWGGFWSALPTPVDVTVNKYVHVKVWKPRISPLKFKLEGGSTGTLETPSMSPQTSTGVWEDIVFDFTTLTGPYPTIVFMPDFEDPLTLTEDIVIYFDDIMVNNDPTPATAAGYIIEDYETIPLNMMLDGTEDLSKMTVVPNPDPSGINASSYVVEFLRDKDGVPWGGFWSPLPTPVDVTDNKYVHVKVWKPRISPIKFKLEGGDAGTLEAPSISPQTSTGVWEDMVFDFSSKTGTYPIIAFMPDFEDPLTLTEDIIIYFDDILVNNNPNPIVEVIMNVDMHGSGLTSGQPVYFSGDFGGIYGSWTEPGMNAANELIDPDNDSIYSRTMALPEGTYQFKFFKGAGWVGGEWDGIPNRKVSIMGNVTLNYIWGVKPVFATFKVDMKGSGLTDGPVSIVGDFGGLYGIWSEPGFNPYDAMAPDGTIEDSIYSITMTLDAVGTYQFKFFKGLGWITGEWDGDPNRSVDITSDTTFATFLWGVRPDAGFSENELAGKVTVYPVPFNNYLNVKTLVDLKSICIFSAMGQRFVKMENPGVGTITVNTSQWSTGLYFVTFYPKSGIPYTLKTMKY; encoded by the coding sequence ATGAAAAGAAATTTACTTGTTTTCATGATCTTAGTGGCAATATCTGGTTTTTCGCAAGCCCAGGTCGTGGCAGACTTCGAAGCCATCCCAATGAATGTGATGTTTGGAGGGGCTGAAGATCTAAGCACGATGACTGTCGTTCCTAACCCTGATATGTCCGGCATTAATACCAGTTATTACGTTGTTAAATTTGTGCGTGATAAGGATGGCGTGCCCTGGGGAGGGTTCTGGTCAGCTTTACCCACACCGGTCGACGTGACCGTTAACAAGTACGTGCATGTAAAAGTTTGGAAACCCCGGATCAGCCCTCTAAAATTTAAACTGGAAGGAGGCTCTACCGGCACCCTCGAAACTCCGTCAATGTCTCCACAAACCAGCACCGGTGTGTGGGAAGACATAGTATTTGATTTCACCACATTAACCGGGCCCTATCCTACCATAGTATTTATGCCCGACTTTGAAGATCCGCTCACCCTTACTGAAGATATCGTCATTTATTTCGATGACATTATGGTAAACAACGATCCGACGCCGGCCACTGCAGCTGGTTATATCATTGAAGATTATGAAACCATCCCTTTGAATATGATGTTGGACGGGACAGAAGATCTAAGTAAGATGACTGTCGTCCCTAACCCTGATCCGTCTGGTATTAATGCCAGCAGTTACGTTGTTGAATTTTTGCGTGATAAAGATGGCGTGCCCTGGGGAGGATTCTGGTCACCACTGCCTACACCGGTCGACGTGACCGATAACAAGTACGTTCATGTAAAAGTTTGGAAACCCCGGATCAGCCCTATAAAATTTAAACTGGAAGGGGGCGACGCCGGCACCCTCGAAGCTCCGTCAATATCTCCGCAAACCAGCACCGGTGTGTGGGAAGACATGGTATTTGATTTCTCATCTAAAACCGGGACTTATCCAATCATAGCATTTATGCCCGACTTTGAGGATCCGCTTACCCTTACTGAAGATATCATCATTTACTTTGACGACATTTTAGTTAACAATAATCCCAATCCTATTGTTGAAGTCATAATGAATGTTGATATGCATGGCTCCGGACTCACTTCCGGACAGCCTGTTTATTTTTCAGGTGATTTCGGTGGTATCTATGGTAGCTGGACTGAACCGGGGATGAATGCAGCTAATGAGCTTATCGATCCCGATAACGATTCTATTTATTCCCGCACGATGGCTTTGCCGGAAGGCACTTATCAATTTAAGTTTTTTAAAGGCGCTGGCTGGGTTGGCGGCGAATGGGACGGGATTCCTAACCGTAAAGTCAGTATAATGGGTAATGTCACCCTTAATTACATATGGGGTGTCAAACCTGTCTTTGCCACCTTTAAAGTCGATATGAAAGGTTCCGGATTGACAGACGGCCCCGTTTCTATCGTGGGGGATTTCGGAGGACTTTACGGGATATGGAGTGAGCCAGGATTTAATCCTTATGATGCTATGGCACCTGATGGGACGATCGAAGACTCCATCTATTCAATTACTATGACCCTTGATGCCGTGGGTACCTACCAGTTTAAATTTTTCAAAGGCCTTGGCTGGATTACCGGTGAATGGGATGGTGATCCGAACAGATCAGTCGATATTACAAGTGACACCACTTTTGCTACTTTTCTCTGGGGTGTAAGGCCGGATGCTGGTTTTAGTGAAAACGAATTGGCAGGCAAAGTCACCGTTTACCCGGTCCCTTTTAACAATTACTTGAATGTGAAAACCCTTGTTGACCTAAAATCCATTTGCATTTTTTCGGCCATGGGCCAGCGATTCGTTAAAATGGAAAACCCGGGTGTGGGAACAATCACCGTTAACACATCACAATGGTCCACAGGGTTGTATTTCGTGACCTTCTATCCAAAATCGGGTATCCCATATACCTTGAAAACAATGAAATATTAA
- a CDS encoding DUF3857 and transglutaminase domain-containing protein, with protein MKVIRFIIFGFCLVPLSYLNAGELLYKVADIPKELKEKARAVIRNEEKIFEVTSISKGTLKVTYAITVLNKNGLDDANFTEFYDKFRTISAIKGRVFDEYGEQIKRIPSEDIQDFSAISGFSVFEDSRVKFIDPKIRNVPFTVEYSYEVTFNGLFQYPSWVPQPAYNLAVEKSSFKALIPKNQDFRYLERSIPSSVKFTSDEKNKIYYWEASNLKAIEREPYSSPSREIFPIVLMAPSQFEIGGFEGNVDSWASLGDWFYTLNEGRDILSEEIALFLKELIKDCSDDYDKIRRIYEYMQGRVRYVNIKTGIGGWQPIGASTVQRLAYGDCKALTNYMLAMLKAVGIKSYYCLVSAGESEASLITSFPSSQFNHVFLCIPVGQDTLWLECTSQRLPCGYISDFTDNRDVLLIDKAKSKIVHTRNYRLEDNQETSISHVRIDETGKGTLEINSVYRGLKYDEILSAFLADDTDKKRMISDKLKFPGFQVISFNYKENREIIPSIEESLIINFENYLTILNSKYLMPLNCTKKIANSPPNVRNRKTEIVIRHAFQDIDTIIYELPVSLKVESVPARVHIVAPFGEYSANIEFKEDFLIFVRNFQLNEGKYPAASYTEFIDFFDRITVADDMKCVLVKK; from the coding sequence ATGAAGGTGATCAGATTTATTATTTTTGGTTTTTGCCTGGTCCCTTTATCTTACCTGAACGCAGGTGAATTGTTGTATAAGGTAGCTGATATCCCCAAAGAACTTAAAGAAAAGGCCCGGGCAGTGATCAGAAATGAGGAAAAGATTTTTGAAGTAACATCAATCAGCAAAGGGACATTGAAAGTCACTTATGCTATAACGGTTCTAAACAAAAACGGACTTGATGATGCAAATTTTACAGAGTTTTATGATAAATTCCGGACAATTTCAGCCATAAAAGGCCGTGTCTTTGATGAATACGGGGAACAGATCAAAAGAATTCCGTCCGAAGATATCCAGGATTTCAGTGCGATTTCAGGTTTCTCTGTTTTCGAGGACAGCAGGGTAAAATTTATCGACCCAAAGATCCGTAATGTTCCATTTACGGTTGAATATTCCTATGAAGTGACGTTTAACGGACTTTTTCAATATCCGTCTTGGGTCCCTCAGCCCGCTTATAATCTTGCAGTTGAAAAAAGTTCATTTAAGGCATTAATTCCTAAAAACCAGGATTTTCGTTATCTGGAGAGAAGCATTCCTTCATCGGTTAAATTTACTTCAGATGAAAAGAATAAAATATATTATTGGGAAGCTTCTAACCTGAAGGCTATTGAACGTGAACCTTACAGTTCTCCATCCCGGGAAATTTTTCCTATTGTCCTCATGGCTCCTTCACAATTTGAAATTGGAGGTTTCGAAGGAAATGTCGATTCGTGGGCCAGTTTAGGCGATTGGTTTTATACTTTGAATGAAGGAAGGGATATTTTATCAGAAGAGATTGCTTTATTTTTAAAAGAGCTGATAAAAGATTGCAGTGATGATTATGATAAAATCCGCAGGATTTATGAATATATGCAAGGAAGGGTAAGATATGTCAATATTAAGACCGGAATCGGGGGCTGGCAGCCTATTGGTGCCTCAACGGTTCAAAGACTTGCCTATGGTGATTGCAAGGCATTGACAAATTATATGCTGGCTATGCTTAAGGCAGTCGGCATTAAATCCTATTATTGCCTTGTATCAGCCGGAGAATCTGAAGCTTCACTGATCACATCATTCCCATCCTCACAGTTTAACCATGTATTCCTTTGCATCCCTGTCGGCCAGGATACCCTTTGGCTTGAATGTACCAGCCAGCGATTACCATGTGGTTATATAAGCGATTTTACTGATAACCGTGACGTGTTGTTAATTGACAAGGCGAAGAGTAAGATTGTCCATACGAGGAATTACAGACTTGAAGATAACCAGGAAACCAGCATATCACATGTCCGGATTGATGAAACCGGAAAAGGTACTTTGGAGATTAATTCGGTTTACAGGGGCTTAAAATATGATGAAATACTATCTGCCTTCCTGGCTGATGATACTGATAAAAAAAGGATGATATCCGATAAACTAAAATTCCCCGGATTTCAGGTTATCAGTTTTAATTACAAGGAGAACAGGGAGATCATTCCATCCATAGAGGAATCATTAATAATTAATTTTGAAAATTATCTTACCATTCTGAATTCCAAGTATCTGATGCCATTAAACTGTACCAAAAAAATTGCTAATTCCCCTCCTAATGTCCGGAACAGGAAAACTGAAATAGTGATAAGGCATGCTTTTCAGGATATTGATACAATTATTTATGAGTTGCCTGTTTCGTTAAAAGTGGAAAGTGTCCCGGCCCGGGTTCATATCGTTGCACCTTTTGGTGAGTATTCAGCAAACATTGAATTTAAGGAAGATTTTCTGATTTTTGTGCGAAATTTCCAGCTCAATGAGGGTAAGTATCCAGCCGCTTCTTATACAGAATTCATTGATTTTTTTGACAGAATCACTGTTGCTGATGATATGAAGTGTGTTTTAGTAAAGAAATAA
- a CDS encoding T9SS type A sorting domain-containing protein, whose product MKKGLLLFLFLVSFVSYEAISQCGQISLIGEFNGWAGDHNLTRDALNPNLWRTTISLTKEMAGGDTIAEMKFRENASWTVNWGAADFPVGIAVQDGPNIPVPVDTTALTTDYFVTFNCSTGAYSYTELCGEISLIGEFNGWADDLAMTRDTTNPALWKANLTLTAESNLEDPADIIYIKFREDSAWAVNWGAVDFPSGIGVQDGSNIPVPLDVTATETNYVVTFNCVTGEYNFVNTTVTAPKVSAITIDGNLVEAEWKIDQIVCQIVNGMPGNDMNEVLFGVTYNADYLYIGLSVKDAFLTYFEMGEVFIDGNKSGGAYDEFDLHLRFAGPVVQVVYPDTIIGILLGFGINPLGDGYTAELGIPWSELGVTPVEGAQIGFDLIISDGDSGTGIDYMMAWVGGLQDYVYTSSFGNLLFGGNAGVDEIEDYSAFVVLFPNPSNSNVYLNLANDVFNGNINVYVTDIAGRVVQSNRLNFQSTGDQILLNVNQLTPGIYFVNICGDNGSRAVKKLIVQ is encoded by the coding sequence ATGAAAAAAGGATTACTATTATTTCTGTTTTTAGTTTCATTTGTTTCATATGAGGCAATCAGCCAGTGCGGCCAAATCAGCCTGATCGGCGAATTCAACGGCTGGGCCGGTGATCACAATTTGACGCGTGATGCGTTAAATCCAAACCTCTGGAGAACCACCATTTCGCTGACTAAGGAAATGGCTGGCGGCGATACCATCGCTGAAATGAAATTTCGCGAAAATGCCAGTTGGACTGTGAACTGGGGCGCAGCTGATTTCCCCGTTGGCATTGCTGTACAAGACGGACCGAATATCCCGGTTCCGGTTGATACCACTGCCCTTACTACAGATTATTTCGTGACATTCAATTGCAGCACAGGTGCATACAGCTACACGGAATTGTGCGGCGAGATCAGCCTGATCGGGGAGTTTAACGGCTGGGCAGATGACCTGGCTATGACCCGCGACACAACTAATCCCGCTCTCTGGAAAGCTAACCTTACGCTTACAGCTGAAAGCAACTTAGAAGATCCAGCCGACATTATCTATATTAAATTCCGCGAAGACAGTGCCTGGGCTGTGAACTGGGGTGCAGTTGATTTTCCGTCAGGGATTGGTGTTCAGGATGGTTCCAATATCCCCGTCCCGCTGGATGTTACGGCTACCGAAACCAATTATGTTGTGACTTTCAACTGCGTAACAGGAGAGTATAATTTTGTGAACACAACTGTGACCGCCCCCAAGGTGTCTGCGATCACTATCGATGGAAATCTTGTTGAAGCTGAATGGAAAATCGACCAGATTGTGTGCCAGATCGTTAATGGTATGCCAGGAAATGATATGAATGAAGTCTTGTTCGGTGTGACCTATAATGCAGATTACCTCTATATCGGACTTAGCGTAAAGGATGCTTTCCTTACATATTTCGAAATGGGTGAAGTCTTTATTGATGGCAATAAATCCGGAGGAGCATACGATGAATTTGACTTACATCTCCGGTTTGCAGGACCAGTTGTCCAGGTTGTTTATCCCGATACAATAATAGGTATACTGCTGGGATTTGGGATAAATCCTTTAGGTGACGGATATACCGCTGAACTTGGTATTCCGTGGTCTGAACTTGGTGTGACGCCGGTTGAAGGTGCACAGATTGGCTTCGATCTTATTATCAGCGATGGCGACTCAGGCACCGGCATAGATTATATGATGGCCTGGGTTGGTGGTCTGCAGGATTATGTGTATACATCCTCTTTCGGTAACCTTCTCTTCGGAGGGAACGCCGGGGTTGATGAGATCGAAGACTACAGCGCTTTCGTTGTGCTCTTCCCGAACCCCTCCAATAGCAATGTTTACCTGAACCTGGCAAACGATGTCTTCAACGGCAACATCAATGTTTATGTGACCGATATAGCCGGCAGGGTAGTACAGAGCAACCGCCTGAACTTCCAAAGCACCGGCGACCAGATCCTTCTGAATGTTAACCAGCTCACCCCCGGTATCTACTTTGTAAATATCTGTGGTGACAATGGTTCAAGGGCTGTCAAAAAGCTAATCGTTCAGTAA
- a CDS encoding alpha-amylase family glycosyl hydrolase: protein MKKAPPQSFVAHPEWSRNATIYEVNIRQYTPEGTFEAFLEHIPRLKKMGIDILWLMPINPIGEKNRKGTLGSYYSIRDYKGVNPEFGTLDDFKKVVEKAHQEGMKVIIDWVANHTSWDNSWITEHHDWYTKDSLDHMVSPFDWSDVADLNYDNMELWIGMLDALKYWVEETDIDGYRCDVAGMVPLEFWDTARAELDKIKPVFMLAEAEEQPHHTRAFDMSYAWELHHILNSIAKGEMNAMALETYYNKQDTLYPADAYRMLFTSNHDENSWKGTEFERMGEGSICMAVLTATLPGMPLVYNGQESAFNKRLRFFEKDTIDWKDYRLEPFYRKLFALKHAYQPLWNGSWGGRMERISTTADSSVFAFMREKEGDRVFVLANLTGHVQECKLKGTSFTGKYKEWFAEEEATFGKGATVRLKPWEYKVYVGK from the coding sequence GTGAAAAAAGCTCCGCCGCAGAGTTTCGTGGCCCACCCGGAATGGAGCCGCAACGCCACCATTTATGAAGTAAACATCAGGCAATATACCCCGGAAGGGACTTTTGAAGCATTCCTGGAACATATTCCCCGCCTGAAAAAAATGGGGATTGATATCCTTTGGCTGATGCCTATCAATCCCATTGGTGAAAAAAACCGGAAAGGAACTTTGGGAAGTTACTACTCCATCAGGGATTACAAAGGTGTAAACCCGGAGTTTGGCACGCTGGATGATTTTAAAAAAGTGGTCGAAAAGGCCCACCAGGAAGGGATGAAGGTGATCATCGACTGGGTGGCCAATCACACTTCGTGGGACAATTCCTGGATCACGGAACACCATGATTGGTATACGAAAGACTCGCTGGACCATATGGTTTCCCCTTTCGACTGGAGCGATGTGGCTGATCTGAATTACGACAACATGGAGCTATGGATCGGAATGCTTGACGCCTTGAAATACTGGGTGGAAGAAACTGACATCGATGGCTATCGTTGTGATGTAGCCGGCATGGTACCCTTAGAATTCTGGGACACTGCCCGTGCCGAACTCGATAAGATTAAACCCGTTTTCATGCTTGCCGAAGCCGAAGAGCAACCACATCATACCCGTGCCTTCGACATGTCATATGCATGGGAACTCCATCACATCCTGAATTCCATCGCCAAAGGAGAAATGAATGCCATGGCGCTGGAGACTTACTATAATAAGCAAGATACGCTGTATCCCGCGGATGCCTACCGCATGCTTTTTACATCCAACCATGACGAAAACTCCTGGAAAGGCACCGAGTTTGAAAGGATGGGAGAAGGTTCGATCTGTATGGCAGTGCTGACTGCCACCCTTCCCGGGATGCCGTTGGTTTACAACGGCCAGGAGTCAGCTTTTAATAAGCGGTTGCGGTTTTTTGAAAAAGATACTATCGACTGGAAAGATTACCGGCTTGAACCATTTTATAGAAAACTTTTTGCTTTAAAGCATGCCTATCAGCCATTATGGAACGGGTCGTGGGGGGGAAGGATGGAACGGATTTCAACCACTGCTGACTCATCGGTATTTGCATTCATGCGCGAGAAAGAAGGTGACAGGGTTTTCGTTTTGGCTAATCTCACTGGCCATGTGCAGGAATGTAAACTAAAGGGAACTTCTTTTACCGGAAAATACAAAGAATGGTTTGCCGAAGAGGAAGCCACTTTCGGGAAAGGGGCAACAGTCAGGTTGAAACCGTGGGAGTATAAGGTTTATGTTGGAAAGTAA
- a CDS encoding alpha-amylase family glycosyl hydrolase, whose product MKKIILFSLIIVAVACSTERKHLPQDHFVTGLAFPLRLDKDQSEIILTDFVPYVTLIDSVLIDGKRVDMEADKNTIAYKIPPEAKPLMEMRIWNKGSYQSVLVMKSRKVDFLYSFDPGNKVYKSVRLAAEFNGWTPTRTQLKLENGNWTGTFPLNPGRYQYQVVTDDHWRLDPANPDSVDNNAGGFNSVMKVGLMDKSNIPFLYTVEYDKSENEINVKWTRLPSDFFVFWQNILLDKSYLEIEKDELGISIPKEAAGFERSYIRVYSLNYNGISNELLIPLQNRNVVMDADLVKRSDKEAQIIYNVFIDRFYNGNPANDEPINNPALVLPKADYFGGDIAGITARVKEGYFNDLGVNTIWISPVVLNPKGAYGQWNDPKTKFSAYHGYWPISFTLIDPRMGTPADLKELVREAHARGINVLLDFVAHHVHVLHPYYIEHPNWTTSLYLPDGTMNTEKWDEYRLTTWFDVFLPTLDLQQPEVTEMLSDSATWWIKKYELDGFRHDATKHVPEIFWRTLTKKLKQQVVQAEGREIYQIGETYGGPELISSYVNTGMLDGQFDFNVYDAAIGVFAREADPFTNLDNTLQTSFDFYGNQNLMGYITGNQDRGRFVSYAGGDLKFGENAKAAGWTRDIEVGDTLGYRKLSMLTAFNMTIPGLPVIYYGDEIGLPGGNDPDSRRMMKFDGLNPHESSTKATATKLAKIRKENLSLIYGNFTTLQVDDKTYAYARQYFDNISVVIFNKDNKPANLEITLPDWMENPQFKSNFGNNFNLDERKLSITLAPWSFEIMTGSVD is encoded by the coding sequence ATGAAAAAAATCATTCTCTTTTCTCTCATCATTGTCGCTGTTGCCTGCAGCACGGAACGGAAGCATCTTCCACAAGACCACTTCGTCACGGGCCTGGCCTTTCCGTTGCGCCTGGATAAAGACCAGTCAGAGATCATTCTTACCGACTTTGTCCCGTATGTGACACTGATCGATTCGGTCCTTATCGATGGAAAGAGAGTCGACATGGAAGCTGATAAAAATACAATCGCATATAAAATTCCGCCGGAAGCCAAACCACTTATGGAGATGAGGATATGGAACAAAGGCAGCTATCAGTCAGTGCTGGTGATGAAAAGCCGTAAGGTGGATTTCCTCTATTCATTTGACCCCGGTAACAAGGTGTATAAAAGTGTCCGGTTAGCGGCGGAGTTTAATGGATGGACACCTACCAGAACTCAATTGAAATTGGAAAATGGAAATTGGACCGGGACGTTTCCCCTGAATCCGGGAAGATACCAGTATCAGGTTGTGACTGATGACCACTGGAGGCTCGATCCCGCTAATCCCGATTCGGTGGATAATAATGCCGGCGGTTTTAATTCGGTGATGAAAGTCGGACTGATGGATAAATCCAATATACCTTTTTTATATACGGTTGAATATGATAAATCCGAAAATGAAATAAATGTTAAATGGACCCGGTTGCCTTCGGATTTCTTTGTCTTCTGGCAGAATATTCTCCTGGATAAAAGTTACCTGGAAATAGAAAAAGATGAGCTGGGAATTTCAATTCCAAAGGAAGCTGCCGGCTTTGAGCGGTCATATATCCGTGTTTATTCCCTCAATTACAACGGTATTTCGAATGAATTGCTCATCCCTTTGCAGAACAGGAATGTGGTAATGGATGCAGACCTTGTGAAAAGATCTGACAAGGAAGCTCAAATCATTTACAACGTTTTTATCGACCGGTTTTACAATGGAAATCCTGCTAATGACGAGCCCATCAATAATCCTGCACTTGTTCTTCCCAAGGCAGATTATTTTGGTGGTGATATTGCCGGTATCACGGCAAGAGTTAAAGAAGGATATTTTAACGATCTGGGGGTAAATACAATATGGATTTCACCTGTCGTACTAAACCCCAAAGGGGCTTATGGCCAATGGAACGATCCGAAGACAAAATTCTCTGCCTATCATGGTTACTGGCCCATTTCATTTACGCTGATTGATCCAAGGATGGGAACGCCGGCAGACCTTAAGGAATTGGTCCGGGAAGCTCACGCCAGGGGGATAAATGTCCTGCTGGATTTTGTCGCCCATCATGTTCATGTTCTGCATCCTTATTATATCGAACACCCTAACTGGACTACCAGTCTTTATCTCCCTGACGGCACCATGAACACGGAAAAATGGGATGAGTACCGGCTTACGACCTGGTTTGATGTTTTCCTTCCCACGCTCGACCTGCAGCAGCCTGAGGTGACGGAAATGCTTTCCGATTCGGCTACCTGGTGGATCAAAAAATACGAGCTGGATGGTTTTCGCCATGATGCGACCAAGCATGTGCCGGAAATTTTCTGGCGGACGCTGACGAAAAAGCTGAAACAACAAGTAGTCCAGGCTGAAGGAAGGGAAATTTACCAGATAGGAGAAACCTATGGCGGGCCCGAATTGATTTCCAGCTATGTAAATACCGGTATGCTCGACGGGCAGTTTGATTTCAATGTGTATGATGCGGCGATCGGCGTTTTTGCCCGGGAAGCAGATCCTTTCACCAACCTCGACAATACGCTTCAGACCAGCTTTGATTTTTACGGCAATCAGAACCTGATGGGCTACATCACGGGCAACCAGGACAGAGGGCGATTCGTTTCCTATGCCGGCGGCGACCTTAAATTCGGCGAAAATGCTAAAGCAGCCGGCTGGACGAGGGATATAGAGGTAGGGGATACATTGGGTTACCGTAAACTGTCGATGCTGACAGCTTTCAATATGACCATACCCGGGCTTCCGGTGATCTATTACGGTGACGAAATCGGGCTGCCGGGCGGGAATGATCCGGATTCGAGGAGGATGATGAAGTTTGATGGCCTCAATCCCCATGAATCCTCCACAAAGGCAACTGCAACAAAGCTGGCTAAAATCAGGAAGGAAAACCTGTCGCTGATTTACGGGAATTTTACCACCCTGCAGGTTGATGATAAGACCTATGCTTATGCCAGGCAGTACTTTGATAACATTTCAGTCGTGATTTTCAATAAAGACAATAAACCTGCAAATCTTGAGATCACCCTCCCGGATTGGATGGAAAATCCGCAGTTTAAATCAAATTTCGGGAATAATTTCAACCTGGACGAAAGAAAACTATCCATCACCCTGGCGCCGTGGTCATTCGAAATAATGACCGGAAGCGTTGATTGA